The Candidatus Margulisiibacteriota bacterium genome includes a window with the following:
- a CDS encoding helix-turn-helix domain-containing protein yields MSIARYADLKYTPKDLGARITQLRKKKRLSMYALAMNAGLDDTIILRSENAKREPTIGTMLKIIDGLEISPAEFFKPFTEC; encoded by the coding sequence ATGTCAATTGCCAGATATGCCGATCTGAAATATACGCCAAAAGACCTCGGCGCGCGGATTACCCAGTTGAGGAAAAAGAAACGTCTGAGCATGTACGCGCTGGCCATGAACGCCGGCCTGGACGACACAATAATCCTGCGTTCGGAAAACGCCAAACGCGAACCCACGATCGGCACCATGCTCAAAATTATCGACGGATTGGAGATCAGTCCGGCTGAATTTTTTAAGCCTTTTACGGAATGTTAA
- a CDS encoding type II toxin-antitoxin system Phd/YefM family antitoxin: MPVIRKSADLRNKYSEISDFCHKYKEPVFITRNGDGDLAVMSLETYEAMSGRRELYALINEGLEQVRQGKTKPAKEALAALRKKLRI; encoded by the coding sequence ATGCCAGTCATTAGAAAAAGCGCGGATTTGCGGAATAAATACAGCGAGATCTCGGATTTTTGCCATAAATATAAAGAGCCGGTTTTCATCACGCGCAATGGCGACGGCGATCTGGCGGTGATGAGTCTGGAGACTTATGAGGCTATGTCCGGCCGGCGGGAGTTATATGCTTTAATAAATGAAGGGCTAGAGCAAGTCAGACAGGGAAAAACTAAACCGGCCAAAGAGGCGCTGGCTGCTCTGCGAAAAAAATTAAGGATATAA
- a CDS encoding helix-turn-helix domain-containing protein, giving the protein MDKEFTNAELKRLLSKKLETLRRQSGQTIETTADSLDLAISEYFRFLKGQRLPHLLTLLRLSKKYGVTLDWWFGGLNDLPGTRQGFRQKSFELQGLSLLKKVEPRLHRAVLAALKAFVQNISPAR; this is encoded by the coding sequence ATGGATAAAGAGTTTACCAATGCGGAGTTAAAGAGATTATTAAGCAAAAAACTGGAAACACTGCGCAGGCAAAGCGGACAGACTATCGAAACCACCGCGGACAGTCTGGATCTGGCGATCAGCGAATATTTCCGTTTTCTCAAAGGTCAGCGTTTGCCGCATCTGCTCACGCTGCTGCGTCTCAGCAAAAAATACGGCGTGACGCTTGACTGGTGGTTTGGCGGCCTGAATGATCTGCCCGGCACGAGACAGGGGTTTAGGCAGAAAAGTTTTGAGCTGCAAGGCTTGAGCCTGCTCAAAAAAGTTGAACCGCGGCTGCATCGGGCGGTGCTGGCGGCGCTCAAAGCTTTTGTTCAGAATATTAGTCCGGCCAGATAA